Proteins encoded in a region of the Zea mays cultivar B73 chromosome 2, Zm-B73-REFERENCE-NAM-5.0, whole genome shotgun sequence genome:
- the LOC100276441 gene encoding Peroxisome biogenesis protein 22-like: MASASAPVAGAVAGNDDELADLVRRLVDALARYADRLPFDLDRQKLRSLTTLAAISITLLFAWKMLRGPQEQPPRPRRRIAPSSSNTSTRSRPGALTTTDACSSADSRAHEAVNQLFQPVNLTLEQLVKHKLSGGRRFTCRLLGVILEETAPEELQNHVTVKPSVVEVLLEIAKICDVYLMECVLDDESEGKVLSALSEAGLFAGGGLIKDKVLFCSTDNGRTSFVRQLEPDWHIDTSPEIVHQLARFIKYQLHISPQRPERTASNVFSAPSLEQYFGGLDQR, from the exons ATGGCGTCGGCGTCGGCCCCGGTGGCAGGGGCAGTGGCCGGGAATGATGACGAGCTCGCCGATCTGGTGAGGCGCCTCGTGGACGCCCTCGCTCGCTACGCTGATCGCCTGCCCTTCGACCTCGATCGCCAG AAGCTCCGTTCACTTACTACACTTGCTGCAATCTCGATCACACTTCTGTTTGCCTGGAAAATGTTGAGAGGTCCTCAAGAGCAACCTCCGAGGCCTCGTAGGAGGATTGCCCCATCGTCAAGCAACACCAGCACTAGATCGCGACCAGGTGCTTTAACCACAACAGATGCTTGTTCATCAGCAGATTCAAGAGCACACGAAGCAGTCAACCAGCTGTTCCAACCAGTAAAT CTGACTCTTgagcagcttgtcaagcataagCTAAGTGGAGGACGAAGG TTCACATGCCGCTTGCTTGGTGTGATTTTGGAAGAAACAGCTCCAGAGGAGCTTCAG AACCATGTCACAGTGAAGCCTTCCGTGGTGGAGGTTCTCCTAGAAATTGCAAAAATTTGTGATGTGTATTTGATGGAGTGCGTCCTTGATGACGAAAGCGAG GGAAAGGTTTTATCGGCCCTGAGTGAGGCTGGCCTTTTTGCTGGTGGCGGCTTGATAAAAGATAAG GTTCTCTTCTGTAGTACAGATAACGGCCGCACATCTTTCGTTCGGCAACTCGAACCTGATTGGCACATCGACACAAGTCCTGAAATCGTTCACCAATTAGCT AGGTTTATCAAATATCAACTGCACATTTCACCGCAGCGACCGGAAAGAACAGCATCCAATGTCTTCAGCGCTCCAAGCCTGGAACAATATTTTGGAGGCCTAGACCAGAGATAG
- the LOC100283168 gene encoding MYND finger family protein, whose amino-acid sequence MDASSVSPCDLDREFALQIAQLLATPPLQSAQEYYGELIRSKKLDGIRVSYSGKHGKGVYANRDFGEDDLVLKDQMLVGAQDSLNKIDCVVCSYCFHFIGSIEYQIGRRLYLQSLGGSGDGTTERHCHGSDVGSSTGCSGASNGNSNAVPQEVLLSLMDGNTLLPLTDQFCLPPVVACPGGCEGELYCSQSCADSDWDSYHSLLCAGSKTEPLRKSALQKFVGHANETNDIFLVAAKAITFTLLRYRKLKRQHVSHESSSSLLLEAWKPLSMGFKKRWWECVALPEDVDSSEEELFRQQIRDLAFTSLQLLKDAIFDPECAPLFSLDIYGHIIGMFELNNLDLVVASPVEDYFIYIDGLPESDKEEAEKVTGPFLDALGEDYLVPCEGTAFFPLQSCMNHSCRPNAKAFKRDEDKDGHAVIIALRPISKDEEITIAYIDEDLPYEERQAQLADYGFTCTCLKCQEERPV is encoded by the exons ATGGATGCTAGCAGCGTCAGCCCGTGCGATCTAGACAGGGAGTTTGCGCTCCAAATCGCTCAGCTCCTCGCCACGCCTCCTCTCCAATCAGCCCAG GAATACTATGGTGAACTCATACGGTCCAAGAAGCTTGATGGCATTAGAGTGAGCTACAGTGGCAAGCATGGGAAAG GTGTTTATGCAAATAGGGACTTTGGTGAAGACGACCTTGTTCTGAAGGACCAAATGTTGGTCGGTGCTCAGGACAGCCTTAACAAG ATTGACTGTGTTGTGTGTAGTTACTGCTTCCACTTCATTGGTTCTATAGAGTACCAAATTGGGCGTAGATTGTATTTGCAAAGCCTTGGTGGTAGTGGTGATGGCACTACCGAGAGACACTGCCATGGGAGTGATGTTGGGTCAAGTACTGGCTGTTCCGGTGCATCAAATGGAAATAGCAATGCTGTGCCACAAGAGGTCCTGTTGTCACTTATGGATGGTAATACGCTGTTGCCTTTAACCGATCAGTTCTGTTTGCCACCAGTTGTTGCTTGCCCTGGTGGATGTGAGGGAGAACTCTACTGCAG CCAATCATGTGCGGATTCCGATTGGGATTCTTATCACTCTTTGCTGTGTGCTGGATCCAAGACTGAACCATTGCGGAAATCTGCCCTTCAGAAATTTGTGGGGCATGCTAATG AAACCAATGATATTTTTTTGGTTGCTGCCAAG GCTATCACTTTCACCTTGTTGAGATATAGGAAACTCAAAAGACAGCATGTGTCTCATGAATCAAGCTCTTCGCTCCTCTTGGAAGCATGGAAACCACTTTCAATGGGCTTCAAAAAGAG ATGGTGGGAGTGTGTTGCTTTGCCTGAAGATGTTGATTCCAGTGAAGAAGAATTGTTTAGACAGCAGATAAGGGATCTGGCGTTTACG TCACTGCAGCTTCTCAAGGATGCAATCTTTGATCCTGAGTGTGCGCCTT TGTTTTCGCTTGACATCTATGGCCATATAATTGGCATGTTTGAGCTGAACAATCT TGATTTAGTTGTCGCATCACCAGTTGAAGACTATTTCATATACATTGACGGTCTTCCAGAGAGCGACAAG GAGGAAGCAGAGAAGGTGACAGGGCCATTCCTAGATGCTTTAGGAGAAGACTACTTAGTTCCGTGCGAGG GAACGGCATTCTTTCCTCTGCAGAGCTGCATGAACCATTCATGCCGTCCAAATGCTAAAGCATTTAAGAGAGACGAG GACAAGGATGGCCATGCAGTGATAATTGCCCTTAGGCCCATCAGCAAGGACGAAGAG ATTACCATCGCCTACATCGATGAAGACCTTCCTTACGAGGAGAGGCAGGCGCAGCTTGCAGATTACGGGTTCACGTGTACATGCTTGAAATGCCAAGAAGAGCGACCGGTCTGA